The genomic window TAGCCGCCCACCGTCGCGCCGAGCGAGTTGCCCGACAGCGTGAACGAAACCCCGTCCGCCTGCGAAAGCTGGTCGTTGCCCTCGCTCTCCACCTGCGTCCCCACCGGGGCCAGGCTCGCCCGGAAACGATACTCGCCACGATAACCGTAGTAGGGGCTCACCCGCACGTAGTAGGTCCCGTCGCGCGGGATCACCACCGGCGGACTCTCGCCGCGCCAGCCCGCATTGGTGTTGGCGAAACTGGTGAGACCCGCGCCGGTCTCGTCCAGCACCTCCCAGCCCAGCCCGGCCGCCTCCGTCGCCGTCGAGTGGTCCACCGCCACCGTCAGCACCTGGCCCCGCGACGCCGTAAAACTCCAATAATCGCGGTCCGGGTCGTCCGACAAAAATCCCCGCCCGAAGCCGTGGCGGATCCCCGTCGCCGTGTCGTCCGCCGCCAGCGGCGCCCGCGCGTTGCCGTCGAGCACCCGCAGCACATGCTCGTCATTGTCCGCCACGACGAGCTCGGCCCGTCCGTCCCCGTCCAGGTCCGCCGCCGCCACCCCGTAGGTGTTGTACCAGTTGCGCCGCACGTAGCTGAAACCGAACGTCCCGTCCGCGCGGTTCGACGCCACCGTCAGGTGGTCGTAGCCGCCCAGCAGCAGGTCCGGCCACGAATCCCCGTTGACATCCGCCACCTTCACGAACTCGTTGTAGTAGCCGTAGTTCAACAGGAAATCCACCCGCGTCCCGAACGTCCCGTCGCCGTTGCCCGGGAAGATCCAGTAGCTGTAGGCCGGGTTGTCGTTGGCCACCGCCACCAGGTCCGGATTGCCGTCACGGTTGAAATCCGCCACCTTCAGGTCCGACACGTTCGGACCGTCCGGCATGTCGAGGAACGACGGCGCGCCGAACGTCCCGTCCCCCACCCCGAGGAACACCGCCAGCCGGTCGCCGTTGTCCATGTCGCCCACCGCGAGGTCCGCCTTGCCATCCTTGTTGAAATCCCCCGACGTGATCCCCCACGGCCGGATCTTCGGAGCCAGCGACAACCCGAGCCTGCTCTCGGTGAACGAACCCGCCTTGTCGTTGAGAAGCACCGAGACCGAATAGCCCGTCGTCCCGTCCGTCCCGTTGTTGGAGACCACCAGGTCCGGATAACCGTCCGCGTTGAAATCCCCTGGGGCCAGCCGCCGCGGATAGTCGCCCACCGCCACATCCGCCTGCCGCACGAACACCGGGTTCCCCGGCGTCGAGTCGTTGCGGAAGAGGCCCACCTCGTCGGTCCCCGCCAGCGTCACCGCGAGATCCATGTCGCCGTCCTTGTCCCAGTCGACCAGCTGCACGTCGTACGGCTCGTCGGCGATCCCGTCGAAAACCACCGGCGTGCCGAACCCGCGCGTCCCGTTGCCCGGATAGATCCGCAGCCCGTCGACCGATCCCAGGTGGGTCACCGCCGCGTCGGTTCTGCCGTCGCCGTCCAGGTCCGCCGTCTCGATGTCGAACGGCCAGCCCGCCGTCGCCACCGTCCGCCCCGCGTCGAGGAACGAGCCGTCCCCCTGCACCAGCACCCCGGTCGAGACCGTGTCCGCCGTCGCCAGAGATCCGTTGTCCCCATCTTCATTGGCATAACCCCCGATTCCCAGCACCGTGAAATTTTTCACATAAGCCGAGGCAAGCACGTTACCAGCGCGATCGGACACCGTGGCGGGAACCGTCAACCTGTAGGCACCGGGAAGAAGGAGCCGATTGTCGTTTATCAGGAAAATCGAACGGCGATCTCCAGTGAAACTCGAAAACGTCAAAGGATAGGAGATATCGTCGCCATTCCCCAAATTCCCATCCGGTCCGGCAGCGGCCAATGTCACTCCCGAAGCCAGCGACGCCTCGTCCATTTCCTCGTCGAACGAGATGCTGAGACTGGAATAAATCGCATCCAACGCGAAAGGCACCGCGGGCACATATCTCTCGATCCTGTAGCTGGCGGCGCCGCTTCCGGAAGATGCCGAGGAAACCCCGTTGCGCGAACTCGCGTAATAGAACGACAAACCGGGCTGGATCGTGACGCGAACCGCTCCAATCTCGGAAGGCAACAAGATCCCGGCGTGGACCGCCGCTTTTCCTAACGAGGAATCCACGGAGTACGTGTCCGTACCCGCGATCGAGCCGCCCGTTTCTCCCTGGAGTGTGTAGAGATAGGACTGCCCTTGGTTCCCCGCGAGGGCGGACATGTTGGACGGAGCGAAGGAAGTGCCTTCGATGAGATGACCCCGGTTGGGAATCAAATCC from Luteolibacter yonseiensis includes these protein-coding regions:
- a CDS encoding FG-GAP-like repeat-containing protein, which translates into the protein MAIGLASAQPMLDLQESPPASGLLTARLTSSYTTTGFGGAKIWTFNAEANDRVTFLVRTDSGINANPVIRLVSPSGSTVSQGGGSYDGFASLENVALPTPGVYQVAIYSDSKASAFSLSALLGRGVELESEINDIRTLADRFRFSPQGGGFRGTVAGVLDRDADWIDLGTLIAGQTVNLSLQPPAGSSLSASAVELALFKDSDTSALLVATGGSLVHSVASGGNYRVRVRVPDLDGRNLRFEGSQSVSLGNPEALRITGSQTIEFWIKPDNFNSRQNPYAKAYAGEGTMTIETDGTVNYFYGTGGGNTAPYQTFNTGTPLRAGRWQHLALVRDFSSTPKQLRWYLDGRLVAQAEASHFPAVASSLDATIGTGYAGNLYGSMDEIRIWNSPRSGTEILDNLDNSLAGTESGLVAYYRFSEGAGASTADGSTSGITGAIAGVPAWEGTASANLPDFMIQGQNSSYFLNASVSDTSAPSVTAVDLIPNRGHLIEGTSFAPSNMSALAGNQGQSYLYTLQGETGGSIAGTDTYSVDSSLGKAAVHAGILLPSEIGAVRVTIQPGLSFYYASSRNGVSSASSGSGAASYRIERYVPAVPFALDAIYSSLSISFDEEMDEASLASGVTLAAAGPDGNLGNGDDISYPLTFSSFTGDRRSIFLINDNRLLLPGAYRLTVPATVSDRAGNVLASAYVKNFTVLGIGGYANEDGDNGSLATADTVSTGVLVQGDGSFLDAGRTVATAGWPFDIETADLDGDGRTDAAVTHLGSVDGLRIYPGNGTRGFGTPVVFDGIADEPYDVQLVDWDKDGDMDLAVTLAGTDEVGLFRNDSTPGNPVFVRQADVAVGDYPRRLAPGDFNADGYPDLVVSNNGTDGTTGYSVSVLLNDKAGSFTESRLGLSLAPKIRPWGITSGDFNKDGKADLAVGDMDNGDRLAVFLGVGDGTFGAPSFLDMPDGPNVSDLKVADFNRDGNPDLVAVANDNPAYSYWIFPGNGDGTFGTRVDFLLNYGYYNEFVKVADVNGDSWPDLLLGGYDHLTVASNRADGTFGFSYVRRNWYNTYGVAAADLDGDGRAELVVADNDEHVLRVLDGNARAPLAADDTATGIRHGFGRGFLSDDPDRDYWSFTASRGQVLTVAVDHSTATEAAGLGWEVLDETGAGLTSFANTNAGWRGESPPVVIPRDGTYYVRVSPYYGYRGEYRFRASLAPVGTQVESEGNDQLSQADGVSFTLSGNSLGATVGG